The following is a genomic window from Anopheles aquasalis chromosome 3, idAnoAquaMG_Q_19, whole genome shotgun sequence.
GATTACGAGGAGGTGTGCCTGGGTTTGAcgacgccgtcgccaccggCCCGTTTGGAGCGCTGCGTCCACAAGAACCGCTACTTTACACCCTTCGACCCACCGGTAGTCGACAACTGTAACACTTGGTTGGTAATCCGCCCGGAGGCAGCCTGAGAGGCTTGCgcgtcatcatcgatcgattctctAATTCTCACTCCCctcgattgttgttgtggtggtgatggtgggcggTTTAATGTCTCACTTGCAGCAAGTGTAATCTCGATGGTACCGTCACGTGCACCGACAACGTTTGCCTGGTCGATGACGATCTGTTGCGCCAGCTGCATCACCTAGAGCGTTCGATCGGTTGGAAGGCCGGTAACTACAGTGAATGGTGGGGCCGGAAGTATGACGAGGGTAAGGTGCTGCGTCTCGGTACGTTCCAGCCGAAGATCCTGGTGAAGGCGATGAAGCGGCTGAGCAACCGAGGCGGTCCGCTTCCCTCCCATTTCGATGCGGCCGATCACTGGCCCCGACTTGTCAGTGAGGCGCGCGATCAAGGTAAGTTTTTTGGGACCTCTCGCTGGAAACAGTTGTAGTAATTGGTAAAATTTTCTCCCTCTCTAGGCTGGTGTGGATCTTCCTGGGCAGTGTCGACGACTACGATGGCATCGGATCGTTTCGCTATTCTCTCGAAGGGTCGGGAGCAGGTACAGCTGGCTCCACAGCAGTTGTTGGCTTGCGTGCGGCGTCAGCAAGCTTGTACCGGTGGCCATCTGGACACGGCCTGGCAGTATCTTCGCAAAGTTGGGTATGTACTGGCTAGCGGAGCTATCCTGCAAACATTTACGTTaacttccgattccgatttcaCATTTTCAGAGTGGTAAACGATGAGTGCTACCCTTACATTGCCGGTAAGAACCAGTGCAAGATCCGGGAAGGCGATACGCTTGTCACGGCCAACTGTGAACTGCCGCAGAATGTGAACCGTACCGCGATGTACCGGATGGGTCCGGCGTACAGTCTGAACAACGAAACCGACATCATGACCGAAATCAAGGAGCGTGGCACCGTTCAGGGTAAGGGGAAGTCGCAGGCCACTCTTCCTATCGTTTGCTAATTATTTTGGGCTTCCTTTCTCGCGTGCAGCTATTATCCGTGTGTATCGGGATTTCTTCTCCTACCAGAGCGGTATCTATCGTCATTCGGCCGCGGCAACACCGGCAGAGGAACGCTCGGCTTACCACTCGGTGCGGTTGATCGGTTGGGGCGAGGAACGCGTTGGCTATGATACGGTCAAGTATTGGGTAAGTGTCGGCACCGGCAGCGTTATCCCTTAGGGTGATAAAATATGACTAACTGTTTCCGTGTCGATTTTGTTCTCACCATAGATCGCCGTCAACTCTTGGGGCACCTGGTGGGGTGAGAATGGGCGCTTCCGGATCCTGCGTGGCTCGAACGAGTGTGAGATCGAGAGCTATGTGCTTGCCTCCAACCCGTACGTTCACCAGCACGTCCAGCCGGTGCGCCAGTTGGGCGAGCTGCAGGAGCTGATCGTCGGTACCGGTTACGTTCCCCATCCGAGCCACCAGCGCAACTATCCTGTCCACAGACGTGGCTAAGCTAATGAGGTTGCGTCATCAAGTAGCACCTCCCTACCATGGAGGACACTTCTGACAATCGAGATGCGCATTTGCGTAATTAATTTCCCCTCCCGATATCCCCCCTCCATTTTCCTATTCTAAGCTGTGAAGCTGCACACAGTATTAAAAGCAGAAATGACGCCGATGAGATTGTGCGTGCGGTCAATCGTCCCGGCGGAAGCTCACATgtaacgaagagagagaaagagcgagaattcatttgccattttatgtctgttaaaagaaaaactaaattTCTAACGAAACTGCAATTGGTTCTTGTGGCGCAAAACGAAACACCGATTGCACAAACCAAAGCCGGACGACAGCGAGCCTCTTGCTAACCAGTGTTCAGCGCCATTTCACTCAAACTACTCAAGCGAACACACTCTACCAACCCACTAAAACTAAAACTGCTTTCCATGGTGTTCAtttgtttgaagaaaattgtttgtttaaaaacgTCCTAGAGCTAGTGCGTGCCTCGGTTATATAGCCCCATGGGCCTAGAGCGCATAGGCGTATAGGAATATTCACGTTTTGTTCGATTCCCAGTTTAATCAA
Proteins encoded in this region:
- the LOC126578103 gene encoding uncharacterized peptidase C1-like protein F26E4.3, which gives rise to MLSWLPLLMLVAVATAQSSRFRAEFPGPYCAARRDRCCNDRQDGCAQPISTTMCYCDEFCDRGEHGDCCPDYEEVCLGLTTPSPPARLERCVHKNRYFTPFDPPVVDNCNTCKCNLDGTVTCTDNVCLVDDDLLRQLHHLERSIGWKAGNYSEWWGRKYDEGKVLRLGTFQPKILVKAMKRLSNRGGPLPSHFDAADHWPRLVSEARDQGWCGSSWAVSTTTMASDRFAILSKGREQVQLAPQQLLACVRRQQACTGGHLDTAWQYLRKVGVVNDECYPYIAGKNQCKIREGDTLVTANCELPQNVNRTAMYRMGPAYSLNNETDIMTEIKERGTVQAIIRVYRDFFSYQSGIYRHSAAATPAEERSAYHSVRLIGWGEERVGYDTVKYWIAVNSWGTWWGENGRFRILRGSNECEIESYVLASNPYVHQHVQPVRQLGELQELIVGTGYVPHPSHQRNYPVHRRG